In Halobacillus amylolyticus, the following proteins share a genomic window:
- a CDS encoding ABC transporter ATP-binding protein: MFTFENVTYHDILHIPSLTINEHQKTCIVGESGSGKSTFLKLLNHMISPSDGKLFFRGKNVSELEPIAHRREVVMLTQHPVLFGESVKDNLLAGIHFAEQEVPDEAACKKAMERFRLHKDLEGEAETLSGGEQQRLALARMTLMESPVYLLDEPTSSLDEDLEHEVMENFMTFAEEQKKTVIFVTHSSSVAAAFSDQTIDFHEYTLQGKGSS; encoded by the coding sequence TTGTTCACCTTTGAGAACGTCACCTATCATGATATCTTGCATATACCTTCATTAACGATCAATGAACATCAGAAAACTTGTATTGTCGGCGAAAGCGGCAGTGGTAAGTCTACATTTCTAAAGCTTCTGAATCACATGATTTCCCCAAGTGACGGCAAGCTGTTTTTCCGTGGCAAAAATGTCTCAGAACTTGAGCCCATTGCGCACCGAAGAGAAGTAGTCATGCTTACACAACATCCCGTATTGTTTGGCGAAAGTGTGAAAGATAATCTGTTAGCCGGCATTCACTTCGCTGAGCAGGAAGTACCCGATGAAGCAGCTTGCAAGAAAGCGATGGAACGTTTTCGTTTACATAAAGATCTTGAGGGCGAGGCTGAAACCTTATCTGGAGGTGAACAGCAGCGCTTGGCTTTAGCACGAATGACGCTTATGGAAAGCCCGGTGTATTTGCTGGATGAACCAACATCCTCCCTTGATGAGGATCTGGAGCATGAAGTCATGGAGAATTTTATGACATTTGCAGAGGAACAAAAGAAAACGGTTATTTTTGTGACCCATTCCAGTTCAGTGGCGGCTGCGTTTTCTGATCAAACCATTGATTTCCATGAATATACGTTACAAGGGAAGGGATCATCATGA